One stretch of Akkermansia sp. RCC_12PD DNA includes these proteins:
- a CDS encoding BatA and WFA domain-containing protein has product MNLFFSNPLFWLMAAAAVPLLVHLFARSRPREREFSSLIFLRRAVKRHVRLRRPKDWLLLAVRTLAAACLAAAFLLPYMAGRSMEEQGSRSVILVVDRSASMSAADGQESRISKAGVFAGQIMSDLKRGDLVNLIWADAAPAALFREPMPSHDLVNRELQRIHSRPEAANTAAALALAVEQAARTASTRPTSVYILSDFQSSNWSGVDWEKAFPPDLDVRCIQVAVHECLPNTAVTSLKVMPATVLPGQSVTVQAVLSNFGSQPVRVTAHLEAGSLRASRTAEIPAGAKETVSFQAQVPSSVEEWPVFVTLDHDAFPADDTAGTVVRVGASLECDAVTQDEAQLGFMMKALRFIPFLDVQSAGGLGREQPDFIVWNKPEKEDLKKMEALAEAGSVIVAVPDFSGDAVANALMGLPDGPRTFSEYEKTGKGWTLNAALPDDPVFDLFRGGDAASPLDARVFRRLNEGLAPDSWNDLVSVLVRYEDGVPAIARRAKGRGALVLWNVPVQSMDADWGKSPLFLPFLAEAMLKSRQEGVGEAAPEPGRDFPSWILPDTLDAADVVLTGPDGAELLCKESRLSSGKRLLSSMTPAVPGTYVWSGCHAAGMPLHTQVVNFPAGESNLQTLAAGNLPASAAVVTASGKLVEVTGRIPLWPWLLGAAVLLLALELRLSSLPVRTVRDGKEAQS; this is encoded by the coding sequence ATGAACCTGTTTTTCTCCAACCCCCTGTTCTGGCTGATGGCCGCGGCGGCCGTTCCGCTGCTGGTGCATCTTTTTGCCCGCAGCAGGCCCAGGGAACGGGAATTCAGCTCCCTGATTTTCCTGCGCAGGGCGGTGAAGCGCCATGTGCGCCTGAGAAGGCCCAAGGACTGGCTGCTTCTGGCTGTCCGGACACTGGCGGCGGCTTGTCTGGCGGCGGCGTTCCTGCTTCCCTACATGGCCGGGAGGAGCATGGAGGAGCAGGGCAGCCGCTCCGTCATTCTGGTGGTGGACCGTTCCGCTTCCATGTCCGCGGCGGACGGCCAGGAATCCCGCATTTCCAAGGCGGGTGTCTTTGCCGGACAAATCATGTCGGATCTGAAAAGGGGGGACCTAGTGAACCTCATCTGGGCGGATGCGGCCCCCGCCGCCCTGTTCCGGGAGCCCATGCCCTCCCATGACCTGGTGAACAGGGAGCTTCAGCGCATCCACAGCAGGCCGGAGGCGGCCAATACCGCCGCCGCGCTGGCCCTGGCCGTGGAGCAGGCGGCACGGACGGCTTCCACGCGTCCCACCTCCGTTTACATTCTTTCCGATTTCCAGTCGTCCAACTGGAGCGGAGTGGACTGGGAGAAGGCTTTTCCTCCGGACCTGGACGTGCGGTGCATTCAGGTGGCGGTCCATGAATGTCTTCCCAACACGGCCGTGACTTCCCTGAAGGTGATGCCCGCCACGGTGCTTCCCGGGCAGTCCGTAACGGTGCAGGCCGTTCTTTCCAACTTCGGTTCCCAGCCCGTACGCGTCACGGCCCATCTGGAGGCCGGTTCCTTGCGGGCTTCCCGTACGGCTGAAATTCCCGCGGGAGCCAAAGAAACGGTTTCCTTCCAGGCGCAAGTTCCAAGTTCCGTGGAGGAATGGCCCGTTTTCGTCACGCTGGACCATGATGCGTTCCCTGCGGACGATACCGCCGGAACGGTGGTCAGGGTGGGAGCTTCCCTGGAGTGCGACGCCGTAACGCAGGACGAGGCGCAGCTCGGTTTCATGATGAAGGCTCTCCGGTTCATTCCATTTCTGGATGTCCAGTCCGCCGGGGGGCTGGGGAGGGAACAGCCGGATTTCATTGTCTGGAACAAGCCGGAAAAAGAGGATTTGAAGAAGATGGAGGCGCTGGCGGAGGCCGGTTCCGTCATTGTGGCCGTGCCTGATTTTTCCGGGGATGCCGTGGCAAACGCCCTCATGGGCCTTCCGGACGGCCCCAGGACCTTTTCCGAATACGAGAAGACGGGAAAAGGCTGGACTTTGAATGCCGCCCTGCCGGACGACCCCGTGTTCGATCTGTTCCGCGGAGGGGACGCGGCCTCCCCCCTGGATGCCCGCGTGTTCCGGCGCCTGAACGAAGGGCTGGCTCCGGATTCCTGGAATGATTTGGTCAGCGTTCTCGTCCGCTATGAAGACGGGGTTCCGGCCATTGCCAGAAGGGCGAAGGGGCGGGGAGCCCTTGTTTTGTGGAATGTTCCGGTCCAGTCCATGGATGCGGACTGGGGGAAATCCCCCCTTTTCCTCCCGTTCCTGGCGGAAGCCATGCTGAAATCCCGCCAGGAGGGGGTGGGGGAAGCCGCTCCGGAGCCGGGCAGGGACTTTCCTTCCTGGATTTTGCCGGATACGCTGGATGCCGCGGACGTGGTTCTGACCGGGCCGGACGGTGCGGAACTTCTGTGCAAGGAATCCCGCCTTTCTTCCGGCAAGCGCCTTCTTTCCTCCATGACTCCCGCCGTTCCCGGAACCTACGTGTGGAGCGGCTGTCATGCTGCCGGAATGCCTCTGCATACCCAGGTAGTCAATTTCCCGGCGGGGGAATCCAACCTGCAAACCTTGGCGGCGGGGAACCTGCCCGCATCCGCGGCTGTCGTCACGGCTTCCGGAAAACTGGTGGAAGTAACGGGCAGAATACCTCTGTGGCCGTGGCTGCTGGGGGCGGCCGTTCTTCTTCTTGCCCTGGAACTCCGGCTTTCCTCCCTGCCTGTCCGGACGGTCCGTGATGGAAAGGAGGCGCAATCATGA
- a CDS encoding DUF58 domain-containing protein, producing MSETSHKYLRPEDVRRLANYRFAAKMMVEGWMSGRHRARGRGASSNFLEYRQYAQGDDVRMVDWRVYARTDRHYLKTFEHETHLECHLLVDSSASMGFRDLGPMSKLEYASFFAACFAWLVVRGHDMVSLQLFDEKIRSFIPPGSSMKHLDQILNRLEHNTPGGLTSVSAALERSRGLLRRKGTLVVVSDFLDDPASIFHALNPYLHRGFKIILIQVLDPGELSLRDQGAVRYRDMETGDRLVLNAASVRADYQRDFMRHRQVLRSMAASRGVAFMSATTREPYYGLFDQLAG from the coding sequence ATGAGCGAAACGAGCCACAAATATCTGCGTCCCGAAGACGTGCGGCGCCTGGCAAACTACCGTTTTGCCGCCAAAATGATGGTGGAAGGGTGGATGTCCGGCCGCCACCGCGCCAGGGGCAGGGGGGCTTCCAGCAACTTTCTGGAGTACCGCCAGTATGCCCAGGGGGACGACGTCCGCATGGTGGACTGGCGCGTGTATGCCCGTACGGACAGGCATTATCTGAAGACGTTTGAACATGAGACGCATCTGGAATGCCATCTGCTGGTGGACAGCAGCGCGTCCATGGGCTTCCGGGACCTCGGCCCCATGAGCAAGCTGGAGTACGCCTCTTTTTTTGCCGCCTGTTTCGCGTGGCTGGTAGTGCGGGGGCATGACATGGTTTCCCTCCAGTTGTTTGATGAAAAGATACGCAGTTTCATTCCTCCCGGTTCATCCATGAAGCACCTGGACCAGATACTGAACCGGCTGGAACACAACACGCCGGGCGGCCTCACCTCCGTCAGCGCCGCGCTGGAGCGTTCCCGTGGGCTTCTCCGCAGGAAGGGGACGCTGGTCGTCGTCTCTGATTTTCTGGACGACCCCGCCTCCATTTTCCACGCACTGAATCCCTACCTGCACCGGGGATTCAAGATCATCCTTATCCAGGTTCTCGACCCCGGCGAACTTTCCCTGAGGGACCAGGGCGCCGTCCGCTACCGGGACATGGAGACGGGAGACCGCCTGGTGCTGAACGCGGCCAGCGTGCGTGCGGACTACCAGCGCGATTTCATGCGCCACCGTCAGGTCCTGCGTTCCATGGCCGCTTCAAGGGGCGTGGCCTTCATGTCCGCAACCACCAGGGAGCCGTACTACGGCCTTTTCGACCAACTGGCAGGCTGA
- a CDS encoding MoxR family ATPase — MINTEEQEPVFSDWERIRAVVASVREEAAKVIVGQEDVVDQMLVSLLCRGHCLIVGVPGLAKTLLVGTLGRILGLDFKRIQFTPDLMPPDILGSEILQTAANGSRAFEYVPGPVFTNLLLADEINRTPPKTQAALLEAMQEKQVTVAGKTRTLAEPFVVYATQNPLEHEGTYPLPEAQLDRFFFQILIKYPDAAQEVEILRRTGGLAMPEPEVLLDAEQVIALQNAVTEIPVPEHVYEAIVRLVQSTRPESASAPDYIRSYLAWGAGPRASQCLLRAARALALLRGQTSVSVEEVREVMRPVLRHRLIPNYNATGEGVSVEDILGRLQESL, encoded by the coding sequence ATGATAAATACTGAAGAACAAGAACCCGTTTTCTCGGACTGGGAGCGTATCCGCGCTGTTGTGGCGTCCGTCCGGGAAGAAGCCGCCAAGGTGATCGTGGGGCAGGAGGATGTGGTGGATCAAATGCTCGTTTCTCTTTTGTGCCGCGGGCATTGTCTGATCGTGGGCGTTCCCGGTCTGGCGAAGACCCTGCTCGTCGGCACGCTGGGCCGGATTCTGGGTCTGGATTTCAAGCGCATCCAGTTTACGCCTGACCTGATGCCGCCGGATATTCTGGGCAGCGAGATTTTACAGACTGCCGCAAACGGCAGCCGGGCGTTCGAGTATGTGCCGGGCCCGGTGTTCACGAACCTGCTGCTGGCGGACGAAATCAACCGCACTCCCCCCAAGACCCAGGCGGCCCTGCTGGAGGCCATGCAGGAAAAGCAGGTCACCGTGGCCGGAAAGACGCGGACGCTTGCGGAACCCTTTGTCGTGTACGCCACGCAGAACCCGTTGGAGCATGAAGGCACCTATCCCCTGCCGGAAGCCCAGCTGGACCGCTTTTTCTTCCAGATTCTGATCAAGTATCCCGATGCCGCGCAGGAAGTGGAAATCCTGCGGCGCACCGGCGGCCTGGCCATGCCGGAGCCGGAAGTCCTGCTGGATGCGGAACAGGTGATCGCCCTGCAGAATGCCGTCACGGAGATTCCGGTGCCCGAACACGTGTATGAGGCGATCGTGCGCCTGGTGCAGAGCACGAGGCCGGAATCCGCTTCCGCGCCGGATTACATCCGCTCCTATCTGGCGTGGGGCGCGGGTCCCCGCGCCTCCCAGTGCCTGCTGAGGGCGGCCAGGGCGCTGGCCCTGCTGCGCGGCCAGACCTCCGTTTCCGTGGAGGAAGTCAGGGAAGTGATGCGGCCCGTTCTGCGCCACCGCCTGATTCCCAATTACAACGCCACCGGGGAAGGTGTTTCCGTGGAAGACATTCTGGGCAGATTGCAGGAATCCCTGTAA
- the aroE gene encoding shikimate dehydrogenase produces the protein MKPYYTLADLLDEENPINAGESVPAGLAVIGFPIAHSKSPAMQQAALDAAGIKTRYIRIQASPEEFADVVRLIRDKGFIGANVTVPHKQAACALCDDTDALSRATGSVNTLVFQKDGSITGFNTDGPGFSRAIREEFSVDLRDLKIVLLGACGGAGLALAYTCAMQRCERLTLAGRSEDKLQDLKNRLSSFFIDENRLEGASDRLAAHLNNTPRFNAALEDADLIVNATALGLKPTDPSPVPSSLFSAHHLVYDLQTHNDAFQMEARFQGARTANGLSMLIHQGALSFERWFGVKPDVAVMRQALERKDA, from the coding sequence ATGAAACCCTATTACACCCTGGCCGATCTTCTGGATGAAGAAAACCCGATTAACGCCGGCGAATCCGTTCCCGCCGGACTGGCCGTCATCGGCTTCCCCATCGCCCATTCCAAATCCCCGGCCATGCAGCAGGCCGCGCTGGATGCCGCGGGCATCAAGACGCGCTACATACGCATTCAGGCGTCTCCGGAAGAATTCGCGGACGTGGTGCGCCTGATCAGGGACAAGGGATTCATCGGCGCCAACGTAACCGTTCCCCACAAGCAGGCCGCCTGCGCGCTGTGCGACGATACGGATGCCCTGTCCCGCGCCACGGGGTCGGTCAACACGCTCGTCTTCCAGAAAGACGGCTCCATCACCGGATTCAACACGGACGGGCCCGGTTTTTCCCGCGCCATCCGGGAGGAATTCTCCGTGGACCTAAGGGATTTGAAAATCGTTCTTCTGGGCGCCTGCGGAGGCGCCGGACTGGCCCTGGCCTACACCTGCGCCATGCAGCGCTGCGAACGGCTGACGCTGGCCGGCAGGTCGGAGGACAAACTCCAGGACCTCAAGAACAGGCTGAGCTCCTTCTTCATTGACGAAAACAGGCTGGAAGGGGCGTCCGACCGCCTGGCTGCCCACCTGAACAACACGCCGCGCTTCAATGCGGCCCTAGAGGATGCCGACCTGATTGTCAACGCCACGGCCCTGGGCCTGAAACCTACGGACCCGTCCCCCGTGCCGTCCTCCCTGTTTTCCGCGCACCATCTGGTATATGACCTCCAGACGCATAATGACGCCTTCCAGATGGAAGCCCGCTTCCAGGGAGCCAGAACGGCCAACGGCCTTTCCATGCTGATTCACCAGGGCGCTCTCTCCTTTGAACGCTGGTTCGGCGTCAAGCCGGACGTAGCCGTCATGCGCCAAGCTCTTGAAAGGAAAGATGCCTGA
- a CDS encoding A/G-specific adenine glycosylase produces MPETAPTFDIQAFRNALVEWFRREGKDYPWRRTEDPWHILVSELMLQQTTIPTVLGRYELWMHRFPTPHHLAAVDEQTALRSWEGLGYYRRVRSLQAIAREIVTSFGGTFPSDKEGLKKLPGIGPYTSGALLSFAFNKPAPIVDANVARVLSRIDNYSTAVDSTEGLKYLWARAEELVDPDHAREFNSAIMELGQTYCRISAPDCLLCPVRSFCTAERPETLPVKNPKPEITRVEHHDILYIRNKSILLSKCQEGERHAGMYRFPQRDDDHTLSLPHLLKQTYSVTRYRVTRYIHHVTDAPALRPEEELIPLEKVHELPMASPDRKALNSAALGKLLDKIK; encoded by the coding sequence ATGCCTGAGACCGCCCCTACCTTCGACATTCAGGCCTTCCGGAACGCCCTGGTGGAATGGTTCAGGCGGGAGGGAAAAGACTACCCGTGGCGGCGCACGGAAGATCCATGGCACATCCTCGTCTCCGAGCTGATGCTCCAGCAGACCACCATCCCCACGGTGCTGGGCAGGTATGAACTCTGGATGCACCGCTTCCCCACTCCGCACCACCTGGCCGCGGTGGACGAACAGACGGCCCTGCGTTCCTGGGAGGGTCTGGGGTATTACCGCCGCGTGCGCTCCCTCCAGGCCATTGCGCGGGAAATCGTCACTTCGTTCGGCGGAACATTCCCCTCCGACAAGGAAGGGCTGAAAAAGCTTCCCGGCATCGGCCCGTACACGTCCGGGGCCCTGCTTTCCTTCGCCTTCAACAAGCCGGCCCCCATCGTGGACGCCAACGTGGCGCGCGTGCTGTCCCGCATAGACAACTATTCCACGGCCGTGGACTCCACGGAGGGACTGAAATATTTGTGGGCGCGGGCGGAAGAACTGGTGGACCCGGATCATGCGCGGGAATTCAACTCCGCCATCATGGAACTGGGGCAGACCTATTGCCGGATCAGCGCGCCGGACTGCCTGCTCTGCCCCGTGCGCTCCTTCTGTACGGCGGAACGGCCGGAAACGCTGCCCGTCAAAAATCCCAAGCCGGAAATCACGCGGGTGGAGCACCACGACATCCTCTACATCCGCAATAAATCCATCCTGCTGTCCAAATGTCAGGAAGGCGAACGCCACGCGGGCATGTACCGCTTCCCCCAGCGGGACGACGACCACACGCTCTCCCTGCCCCATCTGCTGAAACAGACCTACAGTGTGACCCGCTACCGGGTCACGCGCTATATCCACCATGTGACGGACGCCCCCGCTTTAAGACCGGAGGAGGAACTGATCCCGCTGGAAAAAGTTCATGAACTGCCCATGGCCTCCCCGGACCGCAAGGCCCTGAATTCCGCCGCACTCGGCAAACTGCTGGACAAGATCAAATGA
- the aat gene encoding leucyl/phenylalanyl-tRNA--protein transferase, whose translation MTSGLTPELTLSAYCQGCFPMADPSTGEISFYEPDPRALIPLDERFHIPHGLRRTLRKKPFEIRMDTAFAEVVHACARTDRPEEQWIDGQIEEVYGKLHEMGFAHSVECWDGEGLQGGLYGISLGKAFFGESMFHRKTDASKIALVALVQYLRAHQFLFLDTQWTTPHLLKFGTYEVPAREYREMLKRALEG comes from the coding sequence ATGACTTCCGGCCTGACACCTGAACTCACTCTCTCCGCTTACTGCCAGGGATGCTTCCCGATGGCGGATCCGTCCACCGGGGAAATTTCCTTTTATGAACCGGACCCGCGAGCCCTGATTCCCCTGGACGAGCGCTTCCACATTCCCCACGGCCTGCGCCGCACCCTGCGCAAAAAACCTTTTGAAATACGGATGGACACGGCTTTTGCGGAAGTCGTCCATGCGTGCGCCCGGACGGACCGGCCCGAAGAACAGTGGATAGACGGCCAGATTGAGGAAGTGTACGGCAAACTCCATGAAATGGGATTTGCACACAGCGTGGAATGCTGGGATGGAGAAGGACTGCAAGGCGGCCTGTACGGGATTTCCCTGGGAAAGGCGTTTTTCGGGGAAAGCATGTTCCACCGGAAAACGGACGCCAGCAAGATAGCGCTGGTGGCGCTGGTGCAGTACCTGCGGGCGCACCAGTTCCTTTTTCTGGACACACAGTGGACGACGCCGCATTTGCTGAAATTCGGCACGTATGAGGTGCCGGCCCGGGAATACCGGGAAATGCTGAAACGGGCGCTGGAGGGGTAA
- a CDS encoding four helix bundle suffix domain-containing protein produces the protein MDNGFIPKHGGYKNLVVYRIAEVIYDFTFRFCNKYVKNQGRTYDQMVQAARSGMQNIAEGSVDSGVSKASELKLTGIAKGSLQELREDYSSYMRQRGLEQWKNNSPYAQELIKARFSSAQEVIRWVGIHKEFRPDHFGANAAIILINVALGLLTRLIQTQERDFLQNGGIRERMTRARLEQRKRRDK, from the coding sequence ATGGACAACGGATTTATTCCCAAACACGGAGGTTACAAAAATCTGGTTGTTTACCGGATTGCAGAGGTCATTTATGATTTCACCTTCCGGTTCTGTAACAAATACGTAAAAAATCAGGGACGAACGTATGACCAAATGGTTCAGGCGGCACGTTCCGGCATGCAGAACATCGCGGAAGGAAGCGTGGATTCGGGCGTCAGCAAAGCATCTGAATTGAAACTCACCGGAATCGCTAAAGGAAGCCTTCAGGAGCTAAGGGAAGACTATAGTTCCTACATGCGCCAGCGGGGGCTGGAACAATGGAAAAACAACAGTCCTTATGCACAGGAACTGATTAAAGCCAGATTTTCTTCAGCACAGGAAGTCATCCGCTGGGTAGGAATACACAAGGAGTTCCGGCCCGACCACTTTGGAGCCAATGCGGCGATTATCCTCATCAATGTGGCTCTTGGCCTTCTCACGAGGCTGATCCAGACTCAGGAACGGGATTTCCTGCAAAACGGCGGCATTCGCGAACGCATGACCCGCGCCCGTTTGGAACAGCGCAAGCGCCGGGACAAGTAA
- the ppdK gene encoding pyruvate, phosphate dikinase codes for MSTNSCACSASTDKFVYSFGGGSADGNGSMKNLLGGKGANLAEMARIGLPVPPGFTITTEVCTYYYDHGCTYPSQLDAQIKEGVAKMEQILGRKFGDTEAMPLLVAVRSGARESMPGMMDTILNLGLNEKSVEAMVKATGNPRFAWDCYRRFVQMYGDVVLGVQKNPDEDHEPFEAAIAAIKEERYGSADVEDTKLSADDLKELVSRFKALVLERTGHEFPECPWEQLQGAIGAVFGSWNNDRAIVYRQKYGIPSEWGTAVNVQAMVFGNTGEESGSGVAFTRNPASGENEFYGEFLMNAQGEDVVAGVRTPAPVAALHDVMPAAFNELMRIREVLENHFHDMQDFEFTIQDRTVYMLQTRNGKRTGVAAFRIACEMVEQGLIDWKTAVRRIPADQVDQLLTPIFDREAIKQAKMLTRGLPAGPGAATGRIYLNAERCVEAADNGEKVLLVRLETSPEDLRGMIAAEGILTARGGVSSHAALVARQMGKVCVCGADEVIVDYNNRTVTVGGMTFNEGDYMSIDGTSGLVYAGKVETSPSEIIQVLISKTMKPEDSRTYQNFARLMQWCDDCTKMKVRTNADSPKQTEAALAFGATGIGLCRTEHMFFEGDRIDFVREMILSTKKSDRVAAVSKLLPYQKGDFKGIFKALKGLPGTIRLLDPPLHEFLPQTKEQQLDLAQKIGMPVEVIMRRVAELHEFNPMLGHRGCRLGIAYPEITEMQARAIFEAAVEVSQEEGFAVVPEIMVPLVAFKKELDIQKAIIDKVAQQVFEEKGAKVDYLVGTMIEIPRAAVTADEIAETAQFFSFGTNDLTQTGLGMSRDDSGSFLPQYQELEIIKKNVFASIDQEGVGKLMKIAVELGRSTRPDIKLGICGEHGGDPASVKFCNTLGLTYVSCSPYRVPTARLAAAQAALEQA; via the coding sequence ATGTCCACCAATTCCTGCGCGTGCAGCGCATCCACTGACAAATTCGTCTATTCCTTCGGCGGAGGGTCCGCTGACGGCAATGGCAGCATGAAAAATCTTTTGGGCGGCAAGGGCGCCAACCTTGCGGAAATGGCCCGCATCGGCCTGCCTGTTCCTCCCGGATTCACGATCACCACGGAAGTTTGCACCTATTACTACGACCACGGCTGCACCTATCCCTCCCAGCTTGACGCCCAGATCAAGGAAGGCGTTGCCAAGATGGAACAAATCCTGGGCCGCAAGTTCGGCGACACGGAAGCCATGCCCCTGCTGGTGGCCGTGCGTTCCGGCGCCCGGGAATCCATGCCCGGCATGATGGATACGATTCTGAACCTCGGCCTGAATGAAAAATCCGTGGAAGCCATGGTGAAGGCCACCGGCAACCCCCGCTTTGCGTGGGACTGCTACCGCCGCTTCGTGCAGATGTACGGCGACGTGGTGCTGGGCGTGCAGAAGAACCCGGATGAAGACCACGAACCCTTTGAAGCCGCCATTGCCGCCATCAAGGAAGAACGCTACGGCAGCGCCGACGTGGAAGACACCAAGCTTTCCGCGGACGACCTGAAGGAACTTGTCTCCCGCTTCAAGGCGCTGGTGCTGGAACGCACCGGCCATGAATTCCCGGAATGCCCGTGGGAACAGCTCCAGGGCGCCATCGGCGCCGTGTTCGGTTCCTGGAACAATGACCGCGCCATCGTTTACCGCCAGAAATACGGCATTCCCTCCGAATGGGGCACCGCCGTCAACGTGCAGGCCATGGTATTCGGCAACACGGGTGAAGAATCCGGTTCCGGCGTGGCGTTCACCCGCAACCCCGCTTCCGGCGAAAACGAATTCTACGGCGAATTCCTGATGAACGCCCAGGGTGAAGACGTGGTGGCTGGCGTCCGTACGCCCGCTCCCGTGGCAGCCCTTCACGACGTGATGCCCGCCGCGTTCAATGAACTCATGCGTATCCGCGAAGTGCTGGAAAACCACTTCCACGACATGCAGGACTTCGAATTCACCATCCAGGACCGCACCGTGTACATGCTCCAGACCCGCAACGGCAAGCGCACCGGCGTGGCCGCCTTCCGCATCGCCTGTGAAATGGTGGAGCAGGGCCTGATCGACTGGAAAACCGCCGTGCGCCGTATTCCTGCGGACCAGGTGGACCAGCTCCTGACCCCGATCTTCGACCGCGAGGCCATCAAGCAGGCCAAGATGCTCACCCGCGGCCTTCCCGCCGGCCCCGGCGCCGCCACCGGACGCATCTACCTGAACGCAGAACGCTGCGTGGAAGCCGCGGACAACGGTGAAAAAGTTCTCCTGGTCCGTCTGGAAACCTCTCCGGAAGACCTGCGCGGCATGATCGCCGCGGAAGGCATTTTGACCGCCCGCGGCGGCGTCTCCTCCCACGCGGCCCTCGTCGCCCGCCAGATGGGCAAGGTCTGCGTCTGCGGCGCCGACGAAGTCATCGTGGACTACAACAACCGCACCGTCACCGTTGGCGGCATGACCTTCAACGAAGGCGACTACATGTCCATTGACGGAACGAGCGGCCTGGTGTACGCCGGCAAGGTGGAAACCTCCCCCTCTGAAATCATCCAGGTTCTGATCTCCAAGACCATGAAGCCGGAAGACAGCCGTACCTACCAGAACTTCGCCAGGCTCATGCAGTGGTGCGACGACTGCACGAAGATGAAGGTGCGCACCAACGCGGACTCTCCCAAGCAGACGGAAGCCGCCCTCGCCTTCGGCGCCACGGGCATCGGCCTCTGCCGTACGGAGCACATGTTCTTTGAAGGGGACCGCATCGACTTCGTTCGTGAAATGATCCTCTCCACCAAGAAGAGCGACCGCGTGGCGGCCGTTTCCAAGCTCCTTCCCTACCAGAAGGGCGACTTCAAGGGCATCTTCAAGGCGCTCAAGGGCCTGCCGGGCACCATCCGCCTGCTGGACCCGCCCCTGCACGAATTCCTGCCCCAGACGAAGGAACAGCAGCTTGACCTGGCCCAGAAGATCGGCATGCCCGTGGAAGTCATCATGCGCCGCGTGGCTGAACTCCACGAGTTCAACCCGATGCTCGGCCACCGCGGCTGCCGTCTCGGCATCGCCTATCCGGAAATCACGGAAATGCAGGCCCGCGCCATCTTTGAAGCCGCTGTGGAAGTCTCCCAGGAAGAAGGCTTTGCCGTGGTGCCTGAAATCATGGTTCCCCTGGTGGCCTTCAAGAAGGAACTGGACATCCAGAAAGCCATCATCGACAAGGTGGCCCAGCAGGTGTTCGAGGAAAAGGGCGCCAAGGTGGACTACCTTGTGGGCACCATGATCGAAATTCCGCGCGCCGCCGTCACGGCTGACGAAATCGCGGAAACCGCCCAGTTCTTCTCCTTCGGCACCAATGACCTGACCCAGACGGGCCTGGGCATGAGCCGCGACGACTCCGGCTCCTTCCTGCCGCAGTATCAGGAACTGGAAATCATCAAGAAAAACGTCTTTGCTTCCATCGACCAGGAAGGCGTCGGCAAGCTCATGAAGATTGCCGTGGAACTTGGCCGCTCCACCCGCCCGGACATCAAGTTGGGCATCTGCGGCGAACACGGCGGCGACCCCGCCTCCGTCAAGTTCTGCAATACGCTCGGCCTTACCTACGTGAGCTGCTCCCCCTACCGCGTCCCGACCGCCCGTCTGGCCGCCGCCCAGGCAGCTCTGGAACAGGCGTAA